In the Trichoderma atroviride chromosome 4, complete sequence genome, CCATTCAAGCAATGTTCTGGCGCCAGAGTTATGCAACTGTCTTATGGTCATATCGCGGCATCGACTTTCCCTCTGCGCTGCCATtgattcttcatcatctggcTCCAGCAGTACCGAATCAACGATTACCATTGTTGATGTGGGCGCCATGACGCTTGAGACACATCTCAATATCTCTCTGACGTCGTCATCGGGTAGATTCTCAAGAGTGCCGGCAAGAAGATACACTCGAGCTGAGTGGATGAGCTCCTCCCCGTAGAAGTTGTGGGGGCAGAAGTTGATTTGGGTCAAGAGCCCTGGGTTTCTCATTCTGACAAAATCTTTCATGATGTCAAGTTTATCCTCGGGACCCTGAACAGCgaattgaagatgaggaaatAGTTCAGCTAGCTCCTAGCAGCATGAGCTACCTGATCGGACCTATAAGCGTAGGTATCAGCGGCAAGTCATTTAAATCGCACTGAAAAGTTCAAAAACATATTCTTACATCCACAACCAGTGAATCCCTAGGTAGACTTGCCCAATCGAATCCTTGAACAACATTAGCCGAGTAGACATTCTGTCGAAAAGGCTCGCTGCCAAGAAGCTTCATCAGACGAGTGTATCCCTCAGCTTGGTTGCACTCAGTCAGATATTCATCAAAGGGCAAGTCATCGTTTAGAGCTATGTTGCGAGCGGTCTCATCTGAATCCTCCGAGCCAGGCCAGCGAATTGTTGCGTCCTCCattcttgctgcagctggtaTGACGACGTCGCAGAAGAAGGGGATGCCCCGTCTCATGTTTTCGTCATGAGCAAATGCCCTCGAGATTGTATTGTGTTGCACCGTTTCATCCACCTGCTCAGAAAATATGTAGCTGGCCATGACAAGTCGTAGCATCCGCTTGAGCTCAAAGACTGGGACATTCGCAGACACTGCCAGTGCATCATATCCAATCGGCTCTTCGGGGACAAGATCGAAAATATCGAAGTGGAACAGCCATTTAAGGGCCATAATAGTTTGGGACTGTAATAGCTCATTAGCATGCATCCAGGGCACTTCCCATCAGTCTTGGTAGCCAAGATGAAGGTTTCTATCCTTACATAAGATATTGCAATTGAGGCGAACTTGGAGGGGCCTGCTGCTAACTGGAGCAGCTTGAATGCCGACTCTATGATCTTTTCCCTGGCTTCAAGGACATCATCTGGAGTATGGACCGTCAAGACTGGAGTACGAGTGTCGAAACTGACAGATGGCAGCGATGTCCCGGATTGCTCGCCATAAGTTTCCCATTTTGCAACTTGCTCCATGATTTCATCAGCCAGAAGGCCTATCTCTGATCGTGGGATATTCATGTCCATGACGGATAAGGCTTTGtagaatgatgaagaaactgAAAGACGGATGGATAAGGCTTTGtagaatgatgaagaaactgAAAGACGGACGGGGAGGTAAATTAACAAGCGGTGGTGAGatgaaaggagaaagaagaaggtgcACCTCGCTGTCGCGTcaataaatatttattatgtGGAAAGCTGGAATGACTTTTTAAGGCAGTCAGTGCTAGATAGAGTCGTTTGCATGCAAGTTGGCTAATCTGAGATTGTAGTGATGAGGCTCACTTCATTTTGACTTATCAACCTATACAACTTGACTCTCGCGATAAATTTCGACATTTTTGAAATAATCCACTTACTGCTCGGACCCGCGTGAACGTTATATTCCTAGCCAGTTATCTACAAGATATGTAGGTGGGCAAGGCGCTCGCATTAAGGAAATGAGAGATCTCTGCAAGTAACCTCTTTAAAATAAGGTGGCTGTGATGGGCGATGTTTTACTATAACTGATTAATGAATGTATCATTCTTGATTCAGTTGCATAGTGAATTAAAAGTTGCATTGTATTCACAGCAATATTAcagtactttttttttctatggAGTATCGACTATTTTGTTGCCAAGCATCGTAGTATTTTACCGTACGCACTAGGAAACACCACGGTCAATTACTAGCATATGTTTTACGTCATGCGAGTGCATTACCCAAATGGGATAAAATAATGAACCCTAATTTAGCGTTGTCACTTGGGCTTGATGAATTGGAGAACAGAGCAGCGAATTCACCATCTTTTGCTGTGGTTTCCCGAGAATGCCAATTAATACCCCATGCATCTCTAGGGTGCTCCACAGGGAGTAGAGACGGGTAAAAAGGCGTTTGGTTGCATTTACAGTCTAGGtaggtatgtacatgtacagtatgtGCGGATTGATGCTTACCTTATCTAATCGGCTGCTGTCGGATACAGGAGGCAGCTGGACTACGCCAGATCATGTTCCGCAGCCCGTGCCAGAAAAGTGCCGACCAAGGCTACACTGCAACAAGCACCCAGCCCAGCACATGTGCATGATCCGGGATTGCatgagcagcagagcccaCGATCCAATGCCGAGCGATGCTGGTCTCCCCGTGGGGTACATCGTGCCAGCCTACATGCCCCGTATCCACCAGCTCCAAGTCCGGGCACTACCCCCACAGCGAACACTACGCGGGCCACCACTGAATGGCATCGCATTAGGGAGCCGCTGCAGAGACGAAGGACACGGGGAATGGGGGAGAGACGAGTGACTAGGCGGGAAGGCTAGAAGAGGgaagacgaaaaggaaaCGAAAGGATGAAGGAAAAACAGGCCCCAAATCAATAGCCTGGGCCGTCTCCAAGACCAAGCATGGATGGCGGCATGCCACTGCAGCGCAGATGTACTTGTACGACGTCGACTCCTCCGGACGGCTCTCGCGCGCGACGAGATTACAAGCAGCCGTGGACGcgctgcagcctctgctaTATGCTCGTGCCATTTGAGCGTCCACAGTGGGCCGGGCTGGACGCCTCTCGAGGCTCGAGATCTCAGGCTTGCCGAGGCCGGCTTAGCACGCGCACCACGAAAACGGTCAACTCGGGCCAAGGCCAGGAGTTGAGCATATCCATGTGTCATGGCGGTACTGTGGCTTCTGCTGGAGTTTGCCCAGCGCGGGCAGCacaagtaccggtacctgcaCGACGCAGCCTgtttgcctctgctgcttctccccCGCCTCTCTCCGCCTTTTAGCTCGCCTGGGGGCCTTTTtggctttgtctttttggctgcttctccagcccagcccacACTCCCCCTCAGCTTTTCCCCGCTTGACACAACCCTGTACCTTGTAGCATCCCGTATCCCGAGACACTGAAAGCTCAGCCGGGCCAGATGAGCTTCTCTCTGCCATCCCATCCGCCAGTCGAGCCGTCTTGAGCATGAGAATTGATTGGCAGCAGTGCTGGCATTGACCGTGCTACCGCTCGTTTCCCGCTGGCTAGAGCACGTCCTGACCAGGTATAAGCCGTCGATCTCAGGCGATATCCCAGCGACGTCCGGCCtggacttttctttttgttttcccctTCAACTCCAACCCCAACGGATGGCGGCACGCGACTGACCGGTTCCAAGCGCAACGCCCTCAACTGGTCCTTTCCCCCGATACTACGCAGTACTTCGAGTCGTCTCCAAATCGGGAGAGCTCTGACCCTGTGCCGTCTCCACGTTATAGCCGCCATCTGCGTGCTGGGGCCCTGGTTTATCCTGACGGACTTCCATCGCTTTGCCTCGCCGGATTGCTTATCGTCTGTGCTCCGTCACATCTCGTCTCGCCGTCTGCCTTCGCCTGCAGCGCGGACAAACAGCCCGCAACTGAGACATCCGCTGCCAGCCGAATCTACTGAGCTCGCTGGGGCCTGGCGCTTGTCTGATGAGACAGAGCCTCAACAACGAGGCTTGATTGGGCTGTCCTCGTCAGCTTTCTCCTCAGCCGGTTACATAGTCGGTCACTTACGTCTAAGCGACTCTCTGCATTTGCAGACCGAGTGTTAGCCTGTCCAACCCCACACTGCTGCTTCCTCTGGGCCTTgtgtctcgtctctctctcttccttctctcctgGCCTCGAGAGCCGGGTCTTGTTGGGGCTCTGATTGTTTATTCAATTGCCGTCCTTTGATCGAGCCCATCCCCCACACCATCCAATCCACCCCCAAATCTGTATAGCCTGATAGTCCTATCCTGTCTTGTTACTTTCGCTGCTACTCCATTCCTTGACACTATCTTATACTCGTACGACCTGTCGCTATTCTCTGGTTCTCGTAATGCTTGCCCTCCAGACCCTCGAGGGGCCGGCCGGTCTTCCACCGCCAGGCCAAGCCAGcgcccttggcctcgccGATATGGGTGAAAACCGCAATCAGAAGCCCAAGACATTGCCTTGCAAGTACTGTAGCAAGCGATTCAGGTCAGTCTAGCCCGCTCCGCACCGCTTCCCCCATCTTGTGCTTGTCCGACTCTGCTGTTTTGTGCCGTGTTGCTCACAtggtctctcttcttcaaattACAGACGCGTTGAACATGTCCAAAGACATGAAAGGACACATACCAAAGAGAAGCCCTTTGCCTGCGGCTGGGATCGATGTGGGAAGACCTTTGGACGACGGTAAGCTGCTTCTTATCAATTCACTCTCCCCGATGCCATCCTGATCTCTTCCCCCTCCTCACACGATGGATACTTGCCTTTGGTGCGGCTCGGTATGATGTGATGCGAGGCGATGGCATGTGGTGCTTGTACCCATAGCAGTACCCGCGCCTCCTCACTGCATTACATactcccccctttcccctcATCTGGCATATCGTCTTCTAGCTTTTACCTAAGCTTCTAGCCCAAACTTCAACACCATCTGTCTCTACTTTCACCTTGATCCACTCTCTCTACCTCTCGCCTCATCGCTGCACTTACACGATCCCTTCCTATAGCTCATCCCCCCTTGCGTCTAGTTATACATACTTACATGGACATCAGAGATCTCCTCGTCCGGCATGAGAAGCTCGTTCACCTCAACGAAGGCCATAAGGATGCCACCCGACCAAGGAAGCTCTCTGGGGCCTCTATGCACAAGCCATCTCTTTCAGATAGCCATGTTGAGCTCGATGTCATGGGCATTCACCGGCTGCGgccacctccaccacctccaccgGCTACTGCCACGCTGCTGCCTCCacagccatcgccgcctcagcagcatcagaCTCAGGCACCTCCGCCCCCATTTCACCATGAGCCCATGACTCCAAATGCCGGAGGCCATCTCGTCCAACAGGATCCTCAAGCGGCAGCAAGAACTGCGGCATGCAACCTGGATCTCCTTTCCGATGCAGCACTCGCTAGTGAAGTAAATACTATGCAGCCTATGCTGAACAACATGCCCCAACAGCCTCCTACGCACGCAAGAGTCAAAAGTTATCCAGATAACATGGAAGGGTATGCGGAGCGCGCACGAGTAGATGCACCAATTCTTACCGCTGGATTTGCTCCCCAACCTCCACAGCCGTCCTATGATGACTACAATCTGTTCCTTGACGATTACACAACGCCCCAGCATTTCCTCCCTCCACACTTTGAGCCTGATCAGCAGATGAATTTTTTCGCGCGCTCTCCTGCTGCGTTTCAGCGTGGCAATTCAAAGCCCAATTCACAGCTACCCTCTCGCTTTGGGTCTCTTGCTCCTGATGTACAAGATCCCTCTCGACTGCACGAAGAGGCATCTCGATCCCCTCTTCGTATCTCCGTGGTGGACCATACTGCCATCAAGAATCGCTTGGAAGAATTCTCGTCTGTTCTGCCGGCTGATTTTGTATTTCCTTCTCGACATACTCTGACACGATTCTTGGACGGATATATTGGCGGTTTTCATGAACAGATTCCCTTCTTGCATCTGCCTACGCTGTCCCCCACCGAGCTGGCCCCAGAGCTGCTTCTTGCTATTTTGGCCGTTGGTGCCCAATACAGGTTCGAGAGCA is a window encoding:
- a CDS encoding uncharacterized protein (EggNog:ENOG41) — protein: MKDFVRMRNPGLLTQINFCPHNFYGEELIHSARVYLLAGTLENLPDDDVREILRCVSSVMAPTSTMVIVDSVLLEPDDEESMAAQRESRCRDMTIRQLHNSGARTLLEWSDLITSVDDGSMYLEDSKSVPGSILRTMVVEPF
- a CDS encoding uncharacterized protein (EggNog:ENOG41), coding for MALKWLFHFDIFDLVPEEPIGYDALAVSANVPVFELKRMLRLVMASYIFSEQVDETVQHNTISRAFAHDENMRRGIPFFCDVVIPAAARMEDATIRWPGSEDSDETARNIALNDDLPFDEYLTECNQAEGYTRLMKLLGSEPFRQNVYSANVVQGFDWASLPRDSLVVDVRSGSSCC